The stretch of DNA GGAAGAGCAGTTGCTTGAGTCTGTTATATGACACTGTTTCTTTGACGGCCACTCTCATGCAGTTGTTTTTAAGACTGCATAtgtcagttcctaaaattatctTGGTATATTGATGGGCAGCTTGTTGTTGGTGTGAAATGTTCTTGTAAATAATCTGTGCACTCAAGTTCAGCAACAAGCACAAGATCACTTTTAAACACTGTTAATTGCTTCCTGACTATTTTAGTCTATTAACAGTCTACGGTTTCGTACATGTCCTTCACATTGTGCTTTTTTAATGAGGGAATTCCTACAGGCTAATTGATACATGGCTAAACTAACATTTCCACATGCTTCAAAAGCAGGGGAAGTTTAGTCTTAAATTTGTTTGTAAAAGCATGATTTATTTTAGAAACATTCTTCAACATCCTTTAAAATTTGTTCACTAAACATTTCTTCTGAAATCTAGCTTTAATTTAAACTAAGTATAAAATTCCAATCAATACACATTGCTTTTTGCTTAAAATAACACAAATAAGCAAAATAAATctgaataaaatattttattttgtataCATTACAACAGAATTTTCATATTATATGAACTCCGTTGTGTGGTCCTTTTGTTGATTTTCTCTTACTCAGCATCCGactgaaatgaagaaaagaataaaaaacattttaccaGCTGTGTCCATTAAATAACAATATCCATATCAGTTTACAACACTTACTTACTACATGCATGTCTGGCCAACTTGGCCTTTGAAGTAAGCCAGCCAGCTTTTTCAAATAAACCAGTCAACACTGTTCAAATAGTCTCTGCTGGCAACAAGAACTGATCATAAATTTAGAGTGCTGCTGGGATTCCCATCAATTTATATAGACTGTCACATTGCTTAACTCTCAGAGCAGAGGACACTTGAACAAACAAGAAACCTGAGGGCTCTTGAATTGCTGCAATCATTATTGGATTCTAGCAAGCCAATTGACGTTCCACAGTGGTGTTTTACTTTCCCAAGCATTTGCTGGCTCACTTATGAATTCTAACATAGGATAGAGGATTAGCatggtgttggttggtttgttggattAAGTAATATTATGGACTGCAAATAACACTTTTAAATGGTTGTTTGGAGTAAACACAACAATGATCCCTCTAGTCAGTTACATTGTGCTAAAAGTCAACTTTCATTAAAAAAGTATTATTGCTAGACTATGACTTGTCATCACGTAATGTTTTTGTCAACGACTGAATAAAATGTACCTTTCCAACATCACGGCTTTTGGCCCTGAGTTTGTTGACCTGGGACTCGGCGATATCAGCACGCTCCTGAGCTTCTTCCATCTCATGCTGGACCTTTCTTAGCCTGGACATGTGGGTGTTGGCCTGTTCTTCCTATGAAGTGAATGGTATTGTACAATTTAGCTTACTGATAAATTAGCATTTTTTATTACTTGGGGAAAAAATCACTCATGAAAATTCACTTACTGCCTCCTCAGCCTGTCTCTTGTAAGCCTTTACTTTAAGTTGCAGCTTGTCCACTAGGTCCTGAAGTCTGACCAGATTCTTCTTATCCTCCTCAGTCTACACAGAAAAAAGGTTTCACCTTATAAAGTGTAATCATATGAAAATGGGGTCAACGTTGAGTAAAATTACTTAATATACCTGGTAAGTCAGTTCCTTAACCCTCCTCTCATATTTGCGGACTCCCTTAACAGCATCAACTCCACGTCTTTGTTCAGCTTCAACTTCAGCCTCAAGTTCATGAACCTGTCACAAGGCGATTGACGTTTTTATTCATATTCTCATACTGGAATAATATAGAGCACGTAACAATCATACCCTCTGTTCAAGTTTCTGGAGCTGCTTCTTGCCACCTTTCATGGCGAGGTTCTCAGCCTCATCCAGACGGTGCTGCAGATCCTTAACTGTGACCTCCAGGTTCTTCTTCATCCTCTCCAGGTGAGCACTGGTATCCTGCTCCTTTTTCAGCTCCTCAGCCATCATGGCAGCCTGGAATCATAAAAAATTGAAATTACACTTTTGTAATGTATAGAAAAACTAGATAAATGTCTGGGGAAGTAAAAGTTTTAAAGGAGACTCACATCAGTGATAGCCTTCTTGGCTTTGTCCTCAGCATTTCTGGCTTCCTGAACACTATCATCCACCTCACCCTGAACCTGGACAAGATCTGATTCCAGCTTCTTCTTGGTGTTCAGGAGGCTGGTGTTCTGTTAATTGTCCAAAATAAATGTTGAGCatttgtcatttatattttatatcTTTCATTTCTCATAAATGAATAGAAACCAACCTGAGAGTGGAGCAGTCCAACACGCTCACTGGCATCAACCAACTCCTGCTCAGCCACTTTACGTGCTCTCTCAGTCTGCTCCAGAGCAGCTCTCAGCTCTTCAATCTCAGCCACCATCAGACCATTCCTGCGCTCCACCATGGCAACCTGCTCCTTCATGTCTTCCTGTCCTCTGACAGCATCATCAAGGTGCAGTTGAGCATCCTAACAGCAAAAGTATGGATCAGTCAATATGTTCTTTAGTCTCAAGCTTTTTTTAAAATTCAGATCTAACCCCAGCCCCACCTTGAGTTGTCCCTGGACATTCCTAAGTTGTTTCTGGGCCTCAGCAGCCTGCCTGTTGGCATGGCTCAGCTGAATCTCCATCTCATTCAGATCTCCCTCCATCTTCTTCTTGACTCTCAGGGCATCATTCCTGCTCCTGACCTCATTATCAAGAGCGCTCTGCATGGAGTCAATCACCCTCTGGCTATTTCTCTTGATCTGTTCCATTTCCTCGTCCTTCTCAGCAATCTTCCTGTCAACCTCACCCTTGACCTGGTTGAGCTCAAGCTGGACACGAAGAATCTTAGCCTCCTCGTGCTCCAGAGTGCCCTGTGAAGAATTTAAAAACACTGTCACAAAAGCTACCATTGAACTAATGAAGGGCTTAATTTTAATCCTAAAAAATTACCTCGGCTTCTTCCAAAGCTGTCTGAATTTCAGATTTCTCAGTCTCAACAGTCTTCTTTGCTTTCTCCAGCTCATGGATGCTCTTTCCTGTCTCACCAAGCTGTTCAGTCAGATCTGAGATCTCCTCTACAAAAGGGAATAACATTAAAACCATTTACCAATGATAAATGAGCTATAACGTGATTCAGTCATTGGTCCATTCAAACAAATACACATGCCAATTTACAAATTGGAAGGTTTAGGCTCAGTAGATTCAGTTCAAGGACACTGTATTGTATGAAGTTCAGAATTAGGATAAAATCTCCAACCAAAAATATGTAGTGTGAGTTAGTTTGTTATTTCAAACTTATTTCAAATGTATTAGTTTgtcaaaaatgtaaatattgttgaATTGTTTGCTTGAAGAAAAAACATACGCTGAAGGTTCTTGTTCTCCCTCTTCATGGTCTCCAGCTGATCCAGTGCCTCTTCATAGGAGTTCTTCATCTTGAACAGCTCAGTGCTCAAAGAACGAGCCTCCTTTTGGGCTCCTTCCAGCTCTGCCTGGCCCTCCTCATACTTCTGCTTCCATTCTGCCAGCACCTATATTTGCAGTAGAGGTAAATAATTGGTAATAAATGCTGGACTGTGTTTACTGGTGCTACTCTTCAGTAGTTCAAATTCCCAAATGATCATTTTACCTTGTCAAAGTTCCTCTGTTTCTTGTCAAGGTTGGCAGCCAGACCATTAGCTCTCTCTACATCAATCATGAGGTCCTCCACCTCACCCTGCAGCCTCTGCTTGGTCTTCTCCAAAGAGGCACACTTGGAGTTCACAGCCTCAATGGATTCCTCAGCCTCTTGCAGGCGCTGGGCAAGCTTTTTCCTTTGGTGAACAGGTGTTAGAGTTGATTAGTGGAAAGTACTATAAATGTATACATGACAAAATTGTAGGCACATACTTggcctcctccagctcctcagtgCGTTGGATGGCATCAGTCTCGTATTTGGTTCTCCACTGAGCCACCTCACTGTTGGCCTTAGACATTCCTCTCTGGAGCTCAGCCTtggcctcctgctcctcctcaaaCTGCTCCCTGAGCAGATCGCAGTCATGGCGGGCAGACTGAACAGCATGGGCCAGGGCGTTCTTGGCCTAGAAAACACAGTCAGTGTGAAACGTATTATTTTACCATTGTTACACATaagtcttggggggggggggggggggggggggggttgagaagGCAAGATTATTTATTGTCCCACACTGAAGAATTAGTACCTTCACTTCCTCTTCCACGTGTCTCTTGAGCTCCTCAATCTGCTGAGTGAATGCCTGCTTGCCTCTTGTCAGCTGAGAAACAAGAgcttctttctcctccagctggcgACCCAGTTCACCTGTGAAAATTGCACATGCATTGATGCACTTGGTGCTTTGAATGTAGCATTAAATACGTCGAATGCTAGGTCACGTACCATTCTCTGTCTGAAATCTTGCCTTCTGTGCATTAACGTCATTCAGCTGACGAACATTTTCATCGTTTTTGGCTTTAATTTCACTGAGTTGGTCCTCAAGGGTTCTGCACATTTTCTCCAAGttgccctaaaaccacaaaacgtttattttattttgtgataTTTTATCAGACTCACAACTTATTATAAAAATGAGATGTGTCTGTTCACCTTTGCTTTGGCAACAGCCTCCATGTTGCTGGAGAGGTCATCAATCTCCATCTTGTACTCGCTCTTCTCCTTCTCCAGCTTCTGCTTGACGCGCTGCAGGTTGTCGATCTGCTCTCCCAGCTCTGCAACGCTGTCGGCCTGCTTCTTGCGGAGAGCTGCTGCAGTGGCTTCATGCTGGAGGGTGGATTCTTCAAGGTCACGACGAAGCTTCTGGAACTCAGCTTCACGCTTCTTGTTCATCTCAATCTGAGCAGCTGTTGCTCCACCAGCTTCCTCAAGCCTCTCACTGATCTCCTCAAGCTCCCTGGAGAGGTCAGCTCTCTGCTTCTCAACTTTAGCACGAGCAGCCCTCTCAGCTTCtatctcctcctccagctcctcaatACGAGCCTAGAATTTGACAAATGAGAGTAACATTTAAACTGGTTCATTAACTTGAAAGTAACAGAGTTATACATTGATATAATAACAAGAGTTTTATAGGAATATATACCTGGAGTTCTTTGATCTTCTTCTGAAGCTGAGCACCAAGGGACTGTTCATCTTCAATCTTGCTGAGGAGTTGGCTGATTTCAAAGTCCTTCCTGTATTACAACAAATACACTTTTCAATCTGAACATTTATTTCATAACATTGTGCAATGCTATAATCAATCTTTTCATTTACTTCTTGATTTTCTCATCAGATTGCTGCTTGTCATTCTCCAGATCCATAATGGACTCCTGGGCCAGTTTGAGATCTCCTTCAAGCTTTCTCTTGGCTCTCTCAAGATCCATACGAAGCTTCTTCTCTTGCTCCAGTGAGCCTTCAAGCTGTCAGATGATACGTATTTCTACATCAACAACAATAGTTTATGCTAATCCAAATAAAATGATGTAGTAAAAAACAGTTTTCTTACATCATCCACTTGCTGTTCCAGCTTTGTCTTGGCCTTGGTCAGAGTGTTGACTTTGTCTTCCTCTGCCTGGAGATCATCCAGTGTTTGCTGATGGGCCTCCTGGAGAGCTTTCTTCTCCTTGGTCAGCTTAGCAATGGCCTCATCTTGAGTAGCCATCtcttctgtcaggtttttcaCCTACAAGTAACATGAAAAATTCATTAAAATACATCTAACTGCACACATGTACACAGCTCTGTAACTTAACATGCTAGTATCAGACTAACTGATTTGCACCTTGTTCTCAGTGGCATGTTTCTCCTTCTCCACTTTGGCCAGGGTAAGCTCCAGGTCATCAATGtccttcttcagctcagagcATTCATCCTCCAGTTTCCTCTTCTTGGCAGTCAACTCAGCATTGATTTCCTCTTCATCCTCCAGTCTCTCAGTTGTTTCTTTGAGTTTAGCCTCAAGCTGGATCTTGCTCTTGATGAGCCCTTCACACCTCTCCTCAGCATCTCCAAGATTCTCAACTTCCTATGAATAGTGGTCAATAGAATTTCATCACTCACTATGTTTGAAATTTATATGGAAAGCACATGTAAAATTAATGTGAACATGCTCTTTTGTTGTAAAAATGGGAATTACATTTCTTTTCTGACTTTAGGAGACCAATAAATCAAATGAGACATTTTCCTACTCACAGCGGCAACTTGGAGCTGCAAGTCATTCTTCTCCTGGAGCAGGGAAACcattttctcctccagctcctTCTTCTTGGCCAGAGCAGCAGCCAAGTCTGTTTTCATCTTGTCATAGTTCTCCTTCATTTGCTGCAGCTCCTTTTCAGTCTCAGCACTCTTCAGAAGAGGCTTGATCTTGAAGTACAGTTTCAGCCATGGCCAGTTCTTCACATTCATGAATGATCGAACATTGTACTGAATTGTAAAGAGAGCGTCTCTAAAAGGAgcaaattaaaacattttagatTTACTGCAAGGAAATCTTGATATGAAGGCAGATGAACTCTTATATATGACGATAATCCCACCTTCTCTCCATCATCTTGACAAACTCCTTCCTCATGACATAACCTCTGCAGAGAGCTTGAGTCATGGTCACCAGCTCAGCCAGTTTCTCATCTCTCATCTCCTCAAGTGTACCCAGCAGACCAGCTTTGAAGAACACCTACATGGTCGCAACACAAGAATATCTTGTCAGTACCAGTGAATAGTTGTAGGAAAATATTTGCTATTGATATCAGTTAGAAATGTACCTTAGTGTGTCCAAACTTGTACTGAGTGTGGTCCACATCAATGGAGCCCAACAGCTTCTCTGAAGCTTTCTTGTTGTCGATGAACTGTCCCTCAGGGATGACACTGGCATTCAATACTTTGTATCTAAAGGAAAATAATAATTAGTTTTTCTAACTTTTTACTATACAAAACCAAATTTTCATGtctgtagtaaaataaatgtaacctCTGCTTGAAGTCACCATAGAGGATTCTACCAGGGAAACCCTTTCTGCAGATCCTGATACCCTCCAGCACACCGTTGCACCTCAGCTGGTGGATGACCAAGAAGTTCTCCATGAGACCTGGGTGTTGAAGACATGTTAGACTAATTCAACTATCACCTTGCATGCTTTAGTGGATTGAACTATGGGAGTTATTACCTGGGGTCTTTGATTCATTGGGAATCAGGCAGCGCACAAAATGAGGATGAGTGCTCTTCAGGTTGGTCATCAGCTTGCCCAAATTCTCCTGTGGGTCAGCATTGTAAAACAAAAATCTTGTATATTTTCTGTATTGGGTTCACATTGTTTTAAAAAGCTCTTATAAGAAACATACCCTGAATACAGCGGACACAGTCTGGAAGGAACCACCCTTCTTCTTGCCACCCTTCTTTCCACCGCCGGACTCAGCTTTAGAAATAAACAAGAGTTTATACAAGGTATTAAATCAATATAAGTGGTCAATCAATTTGTATAAATTGACCAATTATTTGTAGCCTCACTACATGTTAGACACTTGTTGCTGACTGATACAAAAAGTAATGGGTGAATGAAGAACTCTATGTTGAAATTTGTTgttataaaataaatgtattattttgaaATGGTTGAAATCCATAAATATGAAAAGAAATACCTTTTTATTATTCACAGATGTGAAAGTCTGTTTAATTATAATCAGCGCCATATGCACCTAATTTGAAAAAAATCTGGTTGTTTTTCCTCTCGTATATCTTACCCTCAGCTGAGGCATGGGCTGCATACAGGAATCCCAGCAGTTTGTTTGATGATTTTTGGTAGAGCTGAACCACAGATTCATTCAGTGGATCCTTGTTCTTGTCCAGCCAGCCACTGATGTTGTAGTCCACTGTACCGGCATAGTGAACCAGAGCAAAGtgagcctcagccttgccctttcCAGGTTTTGGCTTCTCAAAGGCCTTGTTCTTGCCAAGATGCTGGTCAATCAGCTTGTTCTTGAAAGTTGTGTCAGAAGCCTTGGGGAACATGCACTCCTCTTCAAGGATGGAGAAGATACCCAATGGCTGGAAAAATAAATTTCATTGATACATTTTTATAAAATGTATATTAAAGCATTTTCACAAATACTTGTACATGAATAGATGAAACTGATTGAGCATCACAGCTCCTTACCTTCTCAATCAGCTCAATGCAGGCAGCCAAGTCCATACCAAAGTCAATGAACTCCCATTCAATGCCCTCCTTCTTGTACTCCTCTTGCTCCAGGACAAACATGGTGTGGTTGAAGAACTGTTGCAGTTTCTCATTGGTGAAGTTGATGCAGAGCTGCTCCAAGCTGTTGAACTGTAATCacagaaaatgtgtttattttgatGGCAAAATAGTATCATTCTCTAAACAGATCATTTTAACTACTCACATCAAAGATCTCAAATCCAGCAATGTCCAACACTCCAATGAAGAAGGCTCTTGGCTGCTTTGTGTCCAACATCTCATTGATACGGATGACCATCCACAAGAACATCTTCTCATAGATTGACTTGCACAGAGCTGAGACAGCATTGTTGACCTAGAAGGCAAAATGCCAGTTAGAGTTTTATTCATTTAGCCCATGTACACAAACAGCACAATTGCTAGATAAATCACATGAAAATTTAGGGCAAAAAGAGAGAAAATTtgtagctttgttttatttacctGGGGGACGGTCTGACCTTTGGTGACCATCTCATTTCCGACCTTGACTCTTGGGTAGCACAGAGCTTTCAGCATGTCAGCTGAGTTCAGGCCCAAAAGGTAGGCAATTTTGTCAGCGACTGATGGAAAGAAAGATGATACTCAATAAAGTGAAAACTTGTCAGCATAAGAATCATTGCAGTAAGTACAAGGAAAAACAGCCTTTTAAAATTTGTTAAAATACGTAATAATTTGTAATTACTCTCAGTGCCGTCTGGTTCAGCCTGCTCCTCACGCTGCTTCTGCTTGAACTTCATGTTGCCGTGATGCATCACAGCACCAGTCAGCTTGTAGATGCTGACCTTCTCTTCAGCATTGAAGCCCAAGATATCAATTGCAGTCTGTGCAGAGAGGAGTGCATTAAGTAAGCATCACTTTAGTTTTAGGTACAAAAGCCTAAGTTCATCAAAATATGTTTTTACATCTGTTGCAATGAACTCCTCCACATCATTGATGCTCTTGACTGTGATTTCACCCTGGCTGATCATTGGGTAGTCATAGGGGTTGGTGGTGATCAGAAGAGCCTCTGCAAAGAAATACATTGAAAATAAGTTATATTTCTGttagtttcattaaaacattatgcAATATTAACATACCCAGAAGCTCAGGCTTGTGGCCTGTCATCAGCTGATAGAAGATATGGTAGCTCCTCTCAGCAGACAACTGGAAGGTGACACGGGACTTCTCCAGCAGATCTAAGACAAACAGAAATCATAAAATATACCACAACAAAATAATCTATGCCAGTGTGGTTTTTGCACCAGTTGATTTCACTTTTATTTCCTTGTGAGGAACTCCAGTTATGTAAAATAAAGTGGATTTTCTGCTTTCATTATTCTATACTTCTGTACTTGATGCTCAATTTTAATAATTACACTCATAATGAATTTTTCAGCATTTGGTCTGTAGGCACACTTTATATTgactgtaataatttaagcttTTTTCATTCTTTTTTGCAAGATAATACAGTGATGGAAACTTACAAGTTTCAATATCAGCTGAAGCCAGCTTTCCAGATGTGCCAAAGTGGATCCTGATGAATTTACCCTAGATAACAACACCCTTAGCGTTAGTTTGATTGCACGACATTAGGTCAGTAATTTCACAATGATTTTTATCACTTACAAAACGGGAGGAGTTGTCATTCCTCACAGTCTTAGCATTACCATAGGCCTCCAGCAGAGGATTGGCAGCAACAATCTGGTCTTCAAGGGAGCCCTGCAAGAGATTATTTTCATTAGGTAAGCCATTAATTTaggaaatcacacaaacaaatgaTTGTTTTATTTACCTGAATTTTACCAGAGCTTCCTGCATCCTTTTTGCCACCCAGAGCTGCAATTGTTGCAAAGTACTGGATGACACGCTTGGTGTTGACAGTCTTTCCAGCACCAGATTCACCGCTGAGGCAGAAAAGCCCATTTACAATACCGAACTTAAATTTTGAGAAGGCATGTGGTaaataaaaattctgttttttgCATACTCACGTAATCAGGACAGACTGGTTCTCACGATCTGAAAAACAGAGATAAGTTATGTGGTATTTTGTCGTCACACAATTAAAAATCCTATTTGGATACATATTTCTGATAGTGAAACATATTTGTAAGTAATGGGTTTAATTTTACCAGTGAGCATGAACTGATAGGCATTGTCAGAGATGGAGAAGATGTGGGGTGGAGCCTCAATCTTCTTCTTGCCTCTGTATGCTGCTACACAGACAGCATCATACACAGGAAGCCACTTGTAGGGATTCACGACCACACAGAACAATCCAGAGTAGGTCTGTTGAGCAGAAACAGATCAgtgtgcagctgtttttgtattcATGTTAGTTTTTAGTGAAGTAAAATCTCACGTAGATCATCCATGATGCAAAACGCTCTTTGAGGTTATACAACACAGTTGGCTCATTGAGGTGGGTCATCATGGCCATGTCCTCAATTTTGTCGAACTTCGGAGGGTTCCTGGGATGGATGTCATCCTCTTTTACGGTGACAGTCTGAAACAAAAATATGATTTTAATTGTCAGTAATGTATTTTATGAAGAATATTAATTTagtaagaaaaaaatgaaaaaaataaagcaTGTACAGTAAACTTTACCTTCCCTCCCTCTGTCTCACATGTGGCTTTGCCACCCTCCCTCTTAATAACTTTACACTTGACATAAAGATCAACGTCATCAATCACAAAGAAGGCTGTTTTAGCATCAAATGGAGCGGTTTGAGCttcaattctctctctctctggcttcCGGAGGTAAATGGCCGCCGGACCATACTGCTCCATCT from Nothobranchius furzeri strain GRZ-AD chromosome 5, NfurGRZ-RIMD1, whole genome shotgun sequence encodes:
- the LOC107378334 gene encoding myosin heavy chain, fast skeletal muscle, whose protein sequence is MSTDAEMEQYGPAAIYLRKPERERIEAQTAPFDAKTAFFVIDDVDLYVKCKVIKREGGKATCETEGGKTVTVKEDDIHPRNPPKFDKIEDMAMMTHLNEPTVLYNLKERFASWMIYTYSGLFCVVVNPYKWLPVYDAVCVAAYRGKKKIEAPPHIFSISDNAYQFMLTDRENQSVLITGESGAGKTVNTKRVIQYFATIAALGGKKDAGSSGKIQGSLEDQIVAANPLLEAYGNAKTVRNDNSSRFGKFIRIHFGTSGKLASADIETYLLEKSRVTFQLSAERSYHIFYQLMTGHKPELLEALLITTNPYDYPMISQGEITVKSINDVEEFIATDTAIDILGFNAEEKVSIYKLTGAVMHHGNMKFKQKQREEQAEPDGTEIADKIAYLLGLNSADMLKALCYPRVKVGNEMVTKGQTVPQVNNAVSALCKSIYEKMFLWMVIRINEMLDTKQPRAFFIGVLDIAGFEIFDFNSLEQLCINFTNEKLQQFFNHTMFVLEQEEYKKEGIEWEFIDFGMDLAACIELIEKPLGIFSILEEECMFPKASDTTFKNKLIDQHLGKNKAFEKPKPGKGKAEAHFALVHYAGTVDYNISGWLDKNKDPLNESVVQLYQKSSNKLLGFLYAAHASAEAESGGGKKGGKKKGGSFQTVSAVFRENLGKLMTNLKSTHPHFVRCLIPNESKTPGLMENFLVIHQLRCNGVLEGIRICRKGFPGRILYGDFKQRYKVLNASVIPEGQFIDNKKASEKLLGSIDVDHTQYKFGHTKVFFKAGLLGTLEEMRDEKLAELVTMTQALCRGYVMRKEFVKMMERRDALFTIQYNVRSFMNVKNWPWLKLYFKIKPLLKSAETEKELQQMKENYDKMKTDLAAALAKKKELEEKMVSLLQEKNDLQLQVAAEVENLGDAEERCEGLIKSKIQLEAKLKETTERLEDEEEINAELTAKKRKLEDECSELKKDIDDLELTLAKVEKEKHATENKVKNLTEEMATQDEAIAKLTKEKKALQEAHQQTLDDLQAEEDKVNTLTKAKTKLEQQVDDLEGSLEQEKKLRMDLERAKRKLEGDLKLAQESIMDLENDKQQSDEKIKKKDFEISQLLSKIEDEQSLGAQLQKKIKELQARIEELEEEIEAERAARAKVEKQRADLSRELEEISERLEEAGGATAAQIEMNKKREAEFQKLRRDLEESTLQHEATAAALRKKQADSVAELGEQIDNLQRVKQKLEKEKSEYKMEIDDLSSNMEAVAKAKGNLEKMCRTLEDQLSEIKAKNDENVRQLNDVNAQKARFQTENGELGRQLEEKEALVSQLTRGKQAFTQQIEELKRHVEEEVKAKNALAHAVQSARHDCDLLREQFEEEQEAKAELQRGMSKANSEVAQWRTKYETDAIQRTEELEEAKKKLAQRLQEAEESIEAVNSKCASLEKTKQRLQGEVEDLMIDVERANGLAANLDKKQRNFDKVLAEWKQKYEEGQAELEGAQKEARSLSTELFKMKNSYEEALDQLETMKRENKNLQQEISDLTEQLGETGKSIHELEKAKKTVETEKSEIQTALEEAEGTLEHEEAKILRVQLELNQVKGEVDRKIAEKDEEMEQIKRNSQRVIDSMQSALDNEVRSRNDALRVKKKMEGDLNEMEIQLSHANRQAAEAQKQLRNVQGQLKDAQLHLDDAVRGQEDMKEQVAMVERRNGLMVAEIEELRAALEQTERARKVAEQELVDASERVGLLHSQNTSLLNTKKKLESDLVQVQGEVDDSVQEARNAEDKAKKAITDAAMMAEELKKEQDTSAHLERMKKNLEVTVKDLQHRLDEAENLAMKGGKKQLQKLEQRVHELEAEVEAEQRRGVDAVKGVRKYERRVKELTYQTEEDKKNLVRLQDLVDKLQLKVKAYKRQAEEAEEQANTHMSRLRKVQHEMEEAQERADIAESQVNKLRAKSRDVGKSDAE